The Candidatus Methylomirabilota bacterium genome includes a window with the following:
- a CDS encoding RidA family protein has translation MRVEEKLERLGLAVPSLEDLYRTNPSGAHYISHFPVQNLLYLSGTTPRKGGGPHLPGVVGKDLTVEQGYEAARYAALTTLAAVKYALGDLDRVQQIVHMTGFVNSAPGFSDQPRVINGAADLLVEAFGDRGKPTRAAIGCQGLGGNASVEIIVTLLFSGTDVRRPLARDHVAT, from the coding sequence ATGCGAGTCGAGGAAAAGCTCGAGCGGCTGGGGCTGGCGGTGCCGAGCCTCGAGGACCTGTACCGGACGAACCCGTCCGGCGCCCACTACATTTCCCACTTCCCGGTGCAGAACCTGCTCTACCTGTCCGGCACCACGCCCCGAAAGGGCGGAGGGCCCCACCTCCCGGGCGTGGTCGGCAAGGACCTCACGGTCGAGCAGGGCTACGAGGCCGCCCGGTACGCGGCGCTCACGACGCTGGCCGCCGTCAAGTACGCGCTCGGCGATCTGGACCGCGTGCAGCAGATCGTGCACATGACCGGCTTCGTCAACTCGGCGCCGGGCTTCAGCGACCAGCCCCGCGTGATCAACGGCGCGGCCGATCTGCTCGTCGAGGCGTTCGGGGATCGCGGCAAGCCCACGCGCGCCGCGATCGGCTGCCAGGGACTCGGCGGCAACGCGTCGGTCGAGATCATCGTGACGCTGCTCTTCTCGGGCACCGACGTCCGGCGGCCGCTCGCGCGCGACCACGTCGCGACGTAG
- a CDS encoding SDR family oxidoreductase has translation MDMGIRGRNAIVCAASKGLGRACALSLAREGVNVTLNARTKDVLEATAREIREATGVRVTAVAGDITTEAGRAAVLAACPEPDILVNNAGGPPPGDFRDWDREAWIRAVDANMITPILLIKATVDGMIARRFGRIVNITSSAVKHPIDILGLSNGARTGLTGFVAGLARKTVAHDVTINNLLPGPFDTDRLRSTIAIQAKTSGRTVEEVIRDRHRANPSARFGDPAEFGDLCAFVCSAQAGFMTGQNFLIDGGAYPGTL, from the coding sequence GGCCGGGCGTGCGCCCTGTCGCTCGCCCGCGAGGGCGTGAACGTCACCCTCAACGCCCGCACCAAGGACGTGCTCGAGGCGACGGCGCGGGAGATCCGCGAGGCGACGGGTGTGCGCGTGACGGCCGTCGCCGGGGACATCACGACGGAGGCCGGGCGCGCGGCGGTGCTCGCCGCCTGCCCCGAGCCCGACATCCTCGTCAACAACGCCGGCGGCCCGCCGCCGGGCGACTTCCGCGACTGGGACCGCGAGGCGTGGATCCGGGCCGTCGACGCGAACATGATCACGCCGATCCTCCTGATCAAGGCGACCGTGGACGGGATGATCGCGCGCCGCTTCGGCCGCATCGTCAACATCACCTCGAGCGCGGTGAAGCACCCGATCGACATCCTCGGGCTCTCGAACGGCGCGCGCACCGGGCTCACGGGCTTCGTCGCGGGTCTCGCGCGGAAGACCGTCGCGCACGACGTCACGATCAACAACCTGCTGCCCGGCCCGTTCGACACCGACCGCCTCCGCTCGACGATCGCCATCCAGGCGAAGACGAGCGGCCGGACCGTCGAGGAGGTCATCCGCGACCGCCACCGGGCCAACCCGTCGGCGCGCTTCGGCGATCCGGCGGAGTTCGGCGACCTGTGCGCGTTCGTCTGCAGCGCGCAGGCGGGCTTCATGACGGGCCAGAACTTCCTGATCGACGGCGGCGCGTACCCGGGCACGCTGTAG